The proteins below come from a single Prochlorococcus marinus str. MIT 9215 genomic window:
- the petN gene encoding cytochrome b6-f complex subunit PetN, giving the protein MIFQIGWAALAAIFTFSIAMVVWGRNGDGSIDI; this is encoded by the coding sequence ATGATCTTTCAGATAGGTTGGGCAGCATTGGCTGCAATTTTTACTTTTTCAATTGCTATGGTTGTTTGGGGAAGGAATGGTGATGGATCAATTGATATATGA